The window cttgtgctttttatttgctaGACATCAAGGTTTTTAAGAATGTTTGTCTTCTCTTCCATGCTTTTTTTATTCTAGCCTAAAGTTAAAGACTTTGGAATTGACCCTGAGAACATGTTTGAATTCTGGGATGTAAGTAAATGTCTAATGTTGTGCAGTAGATGCTAACCATTAGAATTTATTTCAGGAAGTGTTAGTTAAATGTCAGCAAACTGATTGAAAACTAACcaacacaaaactaaaaaaatagtaactgtATTCTCAGTactgaaacatttgaaaagttaTGCCTAAAAGTAAACTGAGTGTGCCAAGCAAGTAAAGCAGGCTTGTATCTTGGCCATTTAATTCAAATCCTGCTGTAGATGAAGGTCTGGAGAAGAGCCTTCTGAGTTCTTGGCTGACTAATCATCTGCTGGGTAATAGGAGATAGAAGCCTTAGCTTATTCCTCTCTGTAAGTAGTTATTATAAGCTGTGACATTTGACTGTTGGGGTCTACTGTATATAATCTTCGCCTGTAAAGGTCAAACATCAGAAACAGCAGTCTAACTTGATGTTTTATAGCAGATGCATATTTTAAGTATAGTGCATTTAGCCTTGGCCTTTCTACTTATCTACTTAAAATCAGAAACAGGCTGGTTTCTGTCTCATTGACTCTGCCTGACAAACTACACTTCAAAGCTGCTGTTTAGAACTTAACTTGAGCATTGCCTTTTCCTATATAATGTCATAATCTTGCTGACTCAGGCTTCTCTTACAGATCAGTACTAGGAAAGCAGTTAACACAAGCTGTGAATATAGTATTTGAGAATGAATTGCAGTCATTATCAAGAGAGCTATTTCACCAGATGTTCTATAAATCATAGCCTCTAGACCAGTtggaaaattttaaatcattaaagAAATGCATACTTAAGGATTTGTTGGGGCTACTATAAGGTACAGATCCCCTTTGCATTGCCACATGATTCGTAGTGAATTACCTCCAAAAAGAatcttttgatgaaaatagtcTAAACATGCTGCTATTTCCTAATAGTTTAGATAAGCTTAAATTTAAAACCTTTACACTTCTACTGTCTAAACTGATGTCTCTTTTTCAGTGGGTTGGTGGTCGCTATTCTCTGTGGTCAGCCATTGGTCTCTCCATTGCCCTGCATATCGGTATGTATTCCTGTGATATATTAATAAGAACCTGTTTTGGGAGTATATCCACTTAAATTTTTTTAACAATACTGGATTGTGTATTAGATTTGGGACAAACACTGTTTTACCCAACCTCTTCTCTGAGCTTCagctaaaatgaaatgtgatggAAAAGTCAAAGCTTCAGTACTATAAACGTAGTTTGCAAAGTTACTCAGGTAGGTACAAGTAGTCAAATTATATCTATTTGCTTGCCTAGCCAAAAGTGTCTGGCTTATGTAAAGTCATATCAGTcttgaaaattagatttttcatCTGACATGCTTAAACTACTTAAGAGTAGAGTATCTAGTTCATGTAACTAATAAACTTCAGTGTGTCAAGTCCTGTCTCCTATTCTGCATGAGTCTTTTAGCATAAAAACAATCCCTTCTCCTATCACATCATAAGCACCAGTACTTATTCTCTTGGATTATGAAGCCTGATGGCATGAgtgctgtttctgtttgtaGTTGATTGTGGAACAAAGATAAAGACCCTCTAAATTGATCCTCACCTATCTGTACTGCTACAGGGGCACTATTGGCATCTCTGATGCAGGTCTCAAATGTGTGTGGAGAGCATACAGTGGATGTGAAAGAGCTCTAGAAACTGGTTTCTTTGTGAACATGCTGTTCAGCAGCCTTGCATTTGTTCCCTCATCAGTCCTTTCCAATAATTAGTCTCAAACCCTAAAGTTACATGTTTCCTGAATAAAAGCTAGAATTCCCTTATACTGATGTAAGAAGAAAAGCGCTGGTTGTGGTGTTCTTGGAATGATACGAATAGGAGTTGTGTGGAAAAAACAATttgaacagcaaaataaacttAAGTCAGGCACTTACTGTTTTGTCTGCAGTAAGATTTTGTTGGCTATCTGCACTACTGCACTTTTTGTGCTTAGATCCTTCATCTACCAGAGCTGGATTCTGACCATAGGTAGAGCTTCTGCTTTGATTGCCAGACACTTCACTGcaatcttctgtttttctctacGGCAATCAGGATTTATGGTTTTGTGAGAAAAGATGACATTAGTTAAAATaatcagtgaaaataaatgatggtTAAATCCCCTATTTAAATCCCTTATGTTTGCTATTTAAAGAGCAAACAACATCAGGTGAATTTTCTAGGAGaacagggaagggagaagaaccTTTCTTCAAAACAACCTTACCACAGTTTATCCTCAGACCAATGCAGAAATTCCTGCTTTAGTAGCCTTGCCCTGATTTTTGGGGAAGCTTTTCCCACTGTGGCTAATAAGAAAATTGCGTAGCCTTTAATAATACAGATTCTGGttttaatgtctttgttttccttccagttgCTCATTTTGCCTGAATGGGGAGTTTAGGCAAAGGTTTTGAAGTATGTTCCATGAAATTGGGCTTGCTCTGAAGTCCAAGCTTTAATCATAACTAATATCATAACTAATATCTGTCCTATGGGATGTAAACTTTGGGAGATGTTGAAGTACAACTTTAAACTTAATTAATGGTTGGGAGCCTTTCTGCATGAAGGAAAATTCAACTACCAGAAAATTATCTACCAGAAAAATCATGTTTGAATTATAATAGTAAATGTAAATTGAGTTTTTTTCACTGTTAGGTTTTGACAACTTTGAGAGTCTGCTTGCTGGAGCCCACTGGATGGTAAGTGTGGGATGCCTATTTCAGACTTGCTTCTCTTAAGTTAATAAGATAATTGAAGGCAGAGTGGTTTCTAAAGTTCATCTTTTGATGCCCTCTCAGTGCTTCTAAAATGACTGTCTTGGGGAGCTCTCTCagttaaaacaagatttttttttaaaaaaacaacttaagaTTTGGAAGGGATGACAATTACTTTGAGAggtgtaatttttttcatttgttaaaaagGATAACCACTTCCATACGGCTCCACTGGAGAAGAATGTGCCTGTTTTGTTGGCAATGCTGGGGGTCTGGTATATAAACTGCTTTGGATGTGAAACACATGCACTTCTGCCCTATGACCAATACATGCACCGCTTTGCTGCCTACTTCCAGCAGGTAAGGTTCAACCAGAGTAGAAGGTTTCAAGAAGCAAGGATGTAAGTGTGCTTCTGTCCTGCATCTAGAACctgaatatatgtttttatgttaaaattgtAATCATATGTCCTTGATTACATGAACTTATAATAGCAATCTTGGCACCATTCTTTTTGTCTTATTTGTTTGATTTAGAGATTTGTTTCTTATTCCCTCAGATCTCAGTTAAGTTTGTGCCCATAAATTAAGCAGCTGTAACCCTGGTATTTATGGAATTTCTATAAAATCAGCACTTACTATAGTTGAAGTCCATATGGAACTTTGTACTGATAGCgattctgcaagaaaaaaataactattctGTTTTAGGGTGACATGGAATCTAATGGCAAGTACATTACCAAGAAAGGTTCTCGTGTGGACTACAGTACTGGCCCTATTGTGTGGGGAGAGCCTGGCACCAATGGGCAGCATGCTTTTTACCAGCTCATTCATCAAGGTAAACTAGGGCTCTACCTTACtttgtttcagaattaaatTCTGACCATAAAGCTGCAGGAGTGCAGAGTTGACACTGATCTAGAGGCTGGGCTCTTTTTTAGGCTAACGTGATATGACTGTAGTGTCCTTAATTAGTGGCTTTAGAAGGCTACAGATGCAGGTTTCACCTCTAAAATAAGGAGCATCAAGTAGAATTGAAACTGAACTGTGTAGTCACTTACCCTAGTTtatataaaactttaaaaattgttgaAGTGGCTAAGTCTTCCAATAACTCGAAGTGGGATGAGAATTGATTATTTAAACTTCAATTTGTAAGGCTATTAACATGACTCTTCTTGCAGGGACTCGCATGATTCCCTGTGACTTTCTGATCCCGGTCCAGACTCAGCATCCAGTCCGAAATGGTTTGCATCACAAGGTAATGAGTTCCTTATCAGGACATCCATATTTTCTTGTCACTGAAGGTATTGAATTGTGTACCAGCAATTTTATTCTGTCAGACAAGTATGGTCTTTAAAAAATGGTAGTGCAAGAGAGACGGTTTTATGGTTTGTAGATAGCATAAATGTTTATCGTCAGTATAACTGGTAGGATAAAACCACCCATCAACTTGCGTGTTTATATTAGGCAAggaataagaaacaaaacttctGCTGTATTGGTAGGGATTGCTATGTGGTGTACTGTGAGAATTTACATTGATAAAGTTGATATTGTTCAACTTTGACTATTCTTGGTGGAAAAGCAGCTGGCATTCTATGTTAATGATATGGTGTAGAGTAGACACTGGGTGAAAGGGACATGAAATCCCAGCTCCTTTGAATCTTACTAGGTTTGCTGTCAGTTCCAATGGGCAGGATTTCTAGGAGCAATCCTGGATCTTTTTGGATGCATGCACTATTAAGTAGTAATCAAGTGTCTCAGCACTCCAAGGTATAAAGCAATAGCAGGCATTATACACAAAAGTATAGCATAACTTATTGCCGTattcagtgttaaaaataagaCATCTCAGTCTGGTTTCAGGCACTGAAACCAGCATTTTGAGCTAATGAAAGTTGTTTTCTACCTGCTAGATCCTTCTGGCCAACTTCCTTGCTCAGACTGAGGCCTTGATGAAAGGAAAGACTGCTGATGAAGCTCGCAAGGAACTGCAAGCAGCAGGACTGAGTGGGGATGCTCTGGAGAAGCTTCTGCCCCACAAGGTAACCAGGCTCTGTAACTTGCTGGTTTTCATCTGATTAGTGGTATTGCTGTTGTGAGGGTGCTGCCTTGGTATGCTGCTTGATGGCACTTGTTAATGGCAGCAGTGCCCTCCGGTGGCTATTAAGTGCTACTGTCTTGACAGCAGTGAAAGGGATATTTATTCAAGGCTCTACCTTGCCAGGTACAGTGGAGCAGTCTGTAAATGGCACTACTGTTAAGTATAATGATTGGAAGGCTTTTGAGGCATTTCAGGAAGAATGGTCTGTTCACTGCCCCGACTTTGTTTCACAGCTTTCCATAGCCATGGTGGGAGTAGCAGTGCTTGGAGATAACGTTTTGCCATTGTTTGTAATAGGctacaaaaataatacatagtattaaaataattatggtTGAAACTGTTAGCCTTTAAAGCTTTCAGGATTACATTTTTGCTGCTAATACAAATAATCCAACGTGGGCTGTCAGGAAAATGTGCAACTTGCATCAAAAGCCTGTTTATAATATGCTATACTACAATTTACCTCTTGTTTTTCAAAGGTCTTTGAAGGCAATCGCCCAACCAACTCCATCATGTTTACAAAACTCAACCCATTCACTTTGGGAGCAATCATTGGTAAGTAAAGCATCTTTCAACTGTGAATGCTTACTAAGGCTTTATGATAAAGCTTATTGatggagattttattttcctgttttagcCATGTATGAACACAAGATATTTGTTCAGGGAGTTGTCTGGGATATTAACAGCTATGACCAGTGGGGGTAAGTCTCCTTGATCTGTTTCTGGTATACTTACCAACTGTGGTTTTCCTTAATGTGTCATGACTtagaaaagacaatgaaaaatagTGGAATGCTTAAATGATTATGGGATAGTTTAAATTAGAAACCAGATTTTCTGAGAATAAACCACAATGTATCCTTGTTCAGCCATGCATGATGACCCTATATACAATTCCAGCTAGGGGACCATTGGTTTAtaggaataaaaaagaacaaacaatgCAGAAAAGATATTTGAGCAGGCTCAACACCATAATAATTAGTACATCGTCAAGCAGGCTGAATGCATGCTTTGACAATTAGAAGGGGAAATTTTCCCTTgtaatggggggggggggggaacatcTCTAGAAATATTTGGTAGGCAGCTTGAGTGGTACCTGATAGTTAAGACTGACCACCTCTTAATTTTTCATGTGCTGGAGCTACATGAAGGCATCTGCCAACCTTGCGTAGGGGTCCCTAGTCTAATGCAGGCTGCACCTCTGCCTATGTTCGTGGTAGAGCTCCACGTGGAAAGCAGCTGCTTAATAAGGAGTTTGTTaatttggtttctttaaaaatagaaaacttcaTCAGGAGATAATTAAATGTTATCTTTAATCTGTAGAACATGCTGTGTGGAAAACTTACACAAGAAAGATTTGGGAAAAGGATAACTCCTTGTTTTCAGGTGAAAACATGCCTGTGCCACAGCAGGGATTATTTCAAAGAGCATGTTTTCTATGAAGGCCTAGTATAGTAATTTACACTAAGCTCCCTTCATAAAAACTGAATGATAGATCTTCTGAATGTATTCTTAGAGCTATGTTACCACAGAAGTGTTTCTTTACCTAAGACAGTGaagtagaaactgaaaatggaagACTGTCTAAAAAGCTGTAACTATCTGctataaaatctgaaataagaGTGGGATACAAATACAGCTCTTTTTCTGTAGCACATAAAAATCTAGAATGGCATCCAAAACTAAATATGGAATGTGGGGAGGGCAAGCAGAATATGCTGTAGAACCAGTCTAGTTTCTTGCAGCTGTTGGACTATCTTTTGGTGGTTCTTGTCCAGATAGAAGAAAGCTTTTAGTCCCACAGCCCAGCTGTTCTTATTCATTTTCTTGGTGCTACAAGTCAGTATTTTGATAGATACTGTATTTAATAGTGAACAAGAGAAAGCTGAATGCCTTCTGCTATGCAGCAAACTGCATAACATAAATGAGTACTGAAAGGGAGTTAGAGTGCAGAAAGACtacacaaaacaaagcttttctctttagttttctTGTGTAATTCGAGCTCTCTGTTCAGCTAGGCAGTTGCACCCGTGAGAATTCCAGTTGTTCATGAGTGGCACTACAATAAATAATTTGGTCAGCCATAATGTTCACTGTCCAGTTGCTTTTTACTGGCACCTATTCTTAACATACCTTAAGTTAGCActaatactatttttctttgttctcctaCTTCTTAAAATGCAGAGTTGAGCTTGGAAAACAACTTGCCAAGAAAATTGAGCCTGAACTGGAGTCAGATGCTCCAGTGACATCTCATGATAGCTCAACAAATGGGCTCATCAATTTCATCAAAAAACACAGAGCCTGAAGTGCAAGATTCTGAGGACATCGACAATCTAACGACCGAATACTCGTCTGTTGTAGTTGTGCTTTTCTAGCCACTTTTAACAAATAGCACTTTACCGATGTAGCTTCTTCACTTGTTGCAGTTAATCTTGTTGCGTCAAGTGTTACCAATGAAAACTAGTTGTGAAACCCAGAGATTGTATAgttgctttctatttttgtggTTGTTAATCTGTAAAGTGCAGCTGGTATGTTCCTCACTTCTTATCCGTCAACTTCCTTAAAGATGATCACatattaggaaataaaagataCGATGGATGAgtaaaactttttcatttttctgtatctttaaaGTGCAGACCCAGTAATCTTTCTTACTGTGTGGAAGGTTCTCTAAAGTCAAGTGCACCAACTTGTTGGGCATGTCATTGCCTTGGACTGGGTCTGATGTAAGCTAGACATGTTCAAAGAATTGAGTAATCTGTGGCTATAAATTGTTCAGGTTGTATATCAGTGTGTTTCTGCAAGATGCAGATGTCTTAAATTTTTCATAGTAGCATTACTACTGTTGGTAGGTCTGTACTGACTTCTTCAGAAGCTATGAAAGCTCTGCACAGGCAGCTGTTCAAAAAAGAAGGATGTTCCTGGAGTGACAGTAGCATTTTGAGCTCTTGAAACTTTGGAAAACTATGTGAAGGTGAAGATTGCTGCAAGTATACGTTGCTGCAAGTAATGCCAATGTATTTTTGGTACCTTCCAGCAGTGGTTTATTTCAGTCTTAACTCTATTTCTTAAGTCTCCATCATTCTTCTAACAGAAATCTGACTAGAGAACAATGTGACTACTTGTGAATGAGTTGCTTATCCTCTACTTCTCTACTGCTATTCCCCCTCTCTGTTAGCAGACTAGCATGCAGTGGCTGTTGTTCCAAACACCTTTATTAAAGGTAAGACACAAGCATTGAAGGGAAAAGTAAGACAACTTATACTGTGACAAGTTCTCTTGTCATAAGGAAGTCTGAGCATGCAATTCTTAATGTGCATGTTTGCTGCCAATAAAGGGATTGGCAGCATCAGAAGCCTTGTTATTGCTGATGTGACACACCAAGAATTCCTTCATGGGGTTATCATGATCTGCTTGGGTTTGAACTTAAATTCAGCCTGTGTATAGTACAGTAGTGCTATGTTCTGGATCACctttataaagcattttctccTCAAAACACAGTCACAAGTAGCCCACCAGagggaattaaaatatttttcacaagaggttttaaagctttctttaatTGTGGAAGAGTTCCTGTATCTGACCTCCTACACCTTTTTTTTATAGGTAGGTGTAAAGTGACATCCTGCATGATCAGTGGTAGTGGTGGCAGGCTCATGGTTTTGTCTCTGTTACTCCTGTAGATTTCTGCCACCTAGACATTTTACCTCCTaacacaaaacaacagcagaatGACTGTGGTACTGCTTGtgcataataaaataatattccaGCAGTGGTGATTCAGGCTTCTGCAACAGCTATTTATTGTGGGAGTAGGGGGAGACGGCTGCAGGAAGCACACCCAAGGCTCTGAGGTAGTATGCAGGGCTGAACTTTAACTATCAGCCGTGTTTCCCTTGCATTTGCAGAAAAAGTGGGGGGGAGAGGGCTTAAGTCAGGCTTTCAGCCAGCTATGCTCGCATCGGGCGCGTGCAAGGCGGGCGCGTGCAAGGCGGGCGCGTGCAAGGCGNNNNNNNNNNCGGGCGCGTGCAAGGCGGGCGCGTGCAAGGCGGGCGCGTGCAAGGCGGGCGCGTGCAAGGCGGGCGCGTGCAAGGCGGGCGCGTGCAAGGCGGGCGCGTGCAAGGCGGGCGCGTGCAAGGCGGGCGCGTGGCGCCACCTGGCGGCGGGCCCTCCTGTGAGGAAATGGGGAGCTCCGAGGGCGCGGCTGCGCGGGCTCTCCTCCCCTTTGCGCGCTGTTATTTGCTGACCGGTGGTGAAATTACTGACCGGGTAAAATGACGCTCAGGAGGAGTTCTCAGCTGTGACTTGCCGGTGAATCAAGCTGGATACCAGAATTATTACCTGATAATCAGAGTTTGTGGAGTTTGAAAATGACTGCTGCCTGACATAATCCCTGATGTCCACAGCCAACTGCAGGATAAAGGCGGTGACACAGCTTTGATGGCGATTCTCCCCgcagcagggcagagggcaTGGCCACAGGTACAAAAAAACTCAAGGGAACAAACTGGCTGTGTTTTGGAGATGAGACGGTCGTGATGGTGACTGGCTGCCTGGCAAACCCCATACGTGTACAAGTCCATTAGGCAGTCTGCTCagtgaatattttccttttacatacCCAAATGCTTAGCTTGAAGCCCCTCTTTCTAAGGAAATGGCAGGTGCTAAAACCAGCAGTGCTGAGGTAACTGGTAAGCATTGCTGTGCTGCATCCCTGGCtgaagggagcaggagctgagggagGCAGGCACCAGCCTGGATGGATGGGAGCCATGAGGGGAGCAGCTTGAGGGccaggtgggagcagggagcagggttGGACAGCAACCCAAAAACACCTAGAGAAGGGGGCATGATCCCCAGAAACTGGGAGACTTCAcatggggcaggcaggaggcagttTCAcagcaaaaagtttttttttgtgtgtgtgtgtgactaaATAGTAGACTTGCAGAGTTTCCTGACAGTATCTGGAGGAtgctgaagtttttaaaaagcaggagGAGTGACTGGACAGATCACTGTTTGAAAAGGTAATTTGAGGATTATTAAATGCATATAAACCACACGTGGTTCAGGAATTCACACTTAGTGACAAGAGCTGAAGAGTAAGAGCCAAGAAAGGGACCATAGGCCTCCCCCCTCCTCATTTGTCCCCGTGTATGCCCTTACCACCACTGCTGGAGGTGGGATGGTGGCCATGCTGGGCACCTGCACTGATCCAGCACTGCTGGTCCTCTCCAGCCATGATATGCCTCctgttgaaggaaaaaagacatgAGAAGTTTTGGACGCTGTTTCTGCTACTAGAGCTCCAGTGAATCAGTTTAAATTTTGTGCAATCCCAAGCTAGGCGTGAACAAAACCCCAAGAGTTCTTCATATAGTGCTCTCATAATGAAAAGGCCTAATCTCGTCAGTTCTGACTGGGAAACTAAGGGACGTGGCTGAGTGTCCTGATGAGACAGTCTTATCATTATTTATGCTGCAGGAGAGAATAAAAGCTACTAGATGGGCCAAgaaacacaatttttttttttttttttttctggagaacaTAGAATTCCAATGAGAGAAAATATGtggaaaagagaatattttgttgtatatattttttacagttaTCTAGAAAGGAAGTAATATGCCTAAAGCAGAAACTCATCAGTCCTTTGAGCTGGAACAAGATCTTCTGTTCCTCAGCCCAGTGTGTTAGCAACAAGACACGTTTCTCTTGAAAGCCTCAGGAAAACACAGTATGGGAGTGCATCAGTGTAGGCAGGTAAGTCAAtgatatatgtatgtaaaatagCACTGTAAGTGTTAAACATGGTACATCGATTACATAATAATAACATTCACAGTAAAAATTAATCTATGACTGTATTTAAAGAGTTCTTGAGAAGGAAATTACTTaagataatttaatattttaaaatcatgtgaATTTCATCTTGTATTCCTACTAGACGTGCATTGTAAACTATGATTACAGCGAAGATACCTGCActtttgttcaaagaaaaaattattataattgaTAAGTGATCCCCTTTGGCTCAATTTGCAGTTACCTGATCTGTTGGGTTGTTCTAATTTCCAAACTATCTAGCATTAAATGCAGAGTTTCTGCAGGCTCAATGATCATAATAATTTGAACTTGAACCGCTTGGAGAAAGGTAAGATGAGTAAAATTTCCCAGGCTGCACTGAAAACCTAAATTGAATCCTTTGCTGTTCTGcaagaacaaaaagcatttgcagatGTGCATTGCCAGGGCTTCAGCAGGTGAGTCACAATTCTATATAGATTagtcaagtaaaaaaaaaatagtttttcctcatttgttcATATTGCCTGGAAGAACATGACAATGCAAGTACTTAAATTTACATATTCCTAGAAGCATTCTGCTCTAGCAATTCctgctgctattttttcttgaaaggaaaTGGATTTTGGAGAGAACATTGTTAAATAGATACATACAGTATACAACAGAGTTCTGAAGTCTAGAGCATTCAAGTTTCACAATCTGGTTTTTAGTAGGAGTTTGAAGTTTAAATAAAGAGCATGACTTTTCATAAAGACTTCCATTTATAATTGGactaacttatttttaaattgtattcaGTGACATTAACTTAGGTGGCTTGCACTTTAGGACTGTCTCTCCAGTCTTTTcaagaaatgcatttgtacCCACAGCATCGTTTAATTGTACTGACAAATCTCtgtgcagctttgcttttttctctgataAATGATCTAATAGGTCTTTttaacatttgctttatttcccaaatccattatatatattaaaatagaCAACTAAAGGGCTGTTGGCATGGCTCCGTGGCTGGATAGTCTGTGGTCTAGCAGCAGTGGTTCCTGAACTACTTAAGAAAGGCAGTGTTAGAAGAGACAGTACAAGGCATGATATGGAGGCTCACTGGAGTTCTCCGTAACTCTCCATTAATAACTGTATCAGTTCTAATCTTCACTAGCCTTCTAACGCATACCATTTGGAGTTGGAAGAGTTACGGTGATCTGTCATCTAAACCATGTTTAATTTGCAGGTTATATAGCTGCTACTCATAATAGTAGTAGATTTCAGAATGACaagcaaaaaaagtaaaaggtatGGAGTCttcatacattttaatgttaaagTACGGAGTGTGGTATAATGGTAAAGGACTGCTGGACAATATGCATATATACCGCCTTAATAATGCTCTTTAATGCTCTATTTACATGGAATTGAGATTTTACTGAGAAGGCCTCTTATCTCACCATTCAAAACTAGGCGGTCAAATACAAGTGAAAATGTCACACTGATGTAAACGGACATTGATCTGGTTGTTGGATTATTAACTTCAGTCAGGAGGCAATTCTGGAGACATGTATTTTGCAACAATTTTGGACTATTTTAGCCTGGCTGCAGATATGCTTCTCTGTAGAGTGAGAGTTAAAAGCAAGCCTCCATGCTGAGGCAGACACGTGAGGAACCTAAAAAGTCGTCTGTACAATCTAACTTGGTTTCATAGATCTCTTCAGAGGTAAGCAGTATTTAATgatgaaaagcagcaattttATTTAGAATGTGTACGTTTGGGACAAAATTAAAGTTACAGGAGAGGAATGACGCTAGCTATTCATCTGTGGTAGAGAAGCAATGTTTGctggaacaaaataaatatgttgaTGTCCTCAAACTTGGGGATACCTTTACTAAAAAAAGTATACATCagtatacatatatacgtaGATGCTGCTGGGAGTTGTgtatacataaacacacacacatatatatgtatgtacatcaaactttttttccacacacacacatatatatatgtaagtacatcaaattttctttcctctttaaacCCTCAGAGATCTTCCTCCTGGGAGATACC is drawn from Oxyura jamaicensis isolate SHBP4307 breed ruddy duck chromosome 11, BPBGC_Ojam_1.0, whole genome shotgun sequence and contains these coding sequences:
- the GPI gene encoding glucose-6-phosphate isomerase, translated to MALSADPHFKKLLEWHKANASKLVLRQLFEGDKDRFQKFSLTLNTDHGDILLDYSKNLITEEVMKMLVELAKSRGVESARERMFSGEKINFTENRAVLHIALRNRSNVPILVDGKDVVPEVNKVLDKMKHFCQRVRGGEWKGYTGKTITDVVNIGIGGSDLGPLMVTEALKPYSKGGPRVWFVSNIDGTHIAKTLAELKPDTTLFIIASKTFTTQETITNAETAKEWFLHAAKDPSAVAKHFVALSTNGPKVKDFGIDPENMFEFWDWVGGRYSLWSAIGLSIALHIGFDNFESLLAGAHWMDNHFHTAPLEKNVPVLLAMLGVWYINCFGCETHALLPYDQYMHRFAAYFQQGDMESNGKYITKKGSRVDYSTGPIVWGEPGTNGQHAFYQLIHQGTRMIPCDFLIPVQTQHPVRNGLHHKILLANFLAQTEALMKGKTADEARKELQAAGLSGDALEKLLPHKVFEGNRPTNSIMFTKLNPFTLGAIIAMYEHKIFVQGVVWDINSYDQWGVELGKQLAKKIEPELESDAPVTSHDSSTNGLINFIKKHRA